A single window of Cryptosporangium minutisporangium DNA harbors:
- a CDS encoding TetR/AcrR family transcriptional regulator — MNSSTGPAVTETEVTRSDLPPGSAAWWRARRAARDRRRHRPGGLTTEHITRTALAIVDAEGLPALTMRRLADQLGTGAASLYRHVANREELLVEVVDRVLGEVEFGTPKPTWREDFRNQAHLLRGTLLAHPHVLPVVLRTPLLGPNAVRGREVSLRRMLDYGFRPVDVQPIYTVIVTTVLGQAVFAAQRATGEMDRPEPLRPEVYRDQPAARYPTVTALADRTEPQTSSALFALTIDIMLDGIEARYPRE, encoded by the coding sequence ATGAACTCCTCGACCGGCCCTGCGGTGACCGAGACCGAAGTCACTCGGAGTGACCTGCCGCCGGGGAGTGCTGCATGGTGGCGGGCCCGCCGGGCCGCCCGCGATCGGCGTCGCCACCGTCCGGGCGGTCTGACGACCGAGCACATCACCCGGACCGCGCTGGCGATCGTCGACGCCGAAGGACTTCCCGCACTCACCATGCGTCGGCTCGCCGACCAGCTGGGCACCGGCGCGGCGTCGCTCTACCGGCACGTCGCCAACCGCGAGGAGCTCCTCGTCGAGGTCGTCGATCGTGTGCTCGGCGAGGTGGAGTTCGGAACGCCGAAGCCCACCTGGCGGGAGGACTTCCGGAACCAGGCACATTTACTGCGGGGGACGCTGCTCGCCCATCCCCACGTGCTGCCGGTCGTGCTGCGTACCCCGTTGCTCGGCCCGAACGCCGTCCGCGGGCGTGAGGTCAGCCTGCGCCGGATGCTCGACTACGGGTTCCGCCCGGTCGACGTGCAGCCGATCTACACGGTCATCGTGACCACCGTCCTGGGCCAGGCCGTGTTCGCCGCCCAACGGGCCACCGGCGAGATGGACCGGCCCGAGCCGTTGCGCCCGGAGGTCTACCGGGACCAGCCCGCTGCCCGGTACCCGACGGTGACCGCGCTGGCCGACCGGACCGAGCCGCAGACGTCGTCCGCGCTGTTCGCGCTGACGATCGACATCATGTTGGACGGCATCGAGGCCCGGTACCCGCGGGAGTGA